A window from Mytilus galloprovincialis chromosome 8, xbMytGall1.hap1.1, whole genome shotgun sequence encodes these proteins:
- the LOC143085664 gene encoding uncharacterized protein LOC143085664 encodes MCNKRINEGGESMAIIKTFLCFSNTRVGTLICGCYTLIVSLVCLVFYLFRYVGYQLIQDSPEYKGIVYAGFVLYGLMITTSLVLIPGVQLDKRYLLLPWIYMLILNVLYETGSVALLTTVHMEREKTLHAWEIIWVFFYCFKLIANCYCFACVVSQYQELSEGRGTYEYLYKPRTHRSHRCRQDFSVETVELPFGYHLPPYTESDPNKELNPPNYEQIYPQPKEEPISNHSHTFNVQSSNNNCYQVTVDIVWI; translated from the exons ATGTGCAATAAAAGAATAAACGAGGGAGGAGAGAGTATGGCAATAATAAAgacttttttgtgtttttcaaataCAAGAGTTGGAACATTAATCTGTGGATGTTATACTCTG ATTGTCTCCCTTGTGTGTCTTGTATTTTACCTTTTCCGGTACGTTGGCTACCAGTTAATACAGGATTCCCCAG AATATAAAGGGATAGTATATGCTGGTTTTGTGTTGTATGGTTTAATGATAACCACTTCTCTAGTCCTTATACCCGGTGTTCAGTTG GACAAACGATATTTATTGTTGCCATGGATATATATgttgattttaaatgttttatatgaaaCTGGTTCTGTAGCTTTACTGACTACAGTACACATGGAGAGAGAAAAG ACACTCCATGCGTGGGAAATTATATGGGTTTTCTTTTACTGTTTTAAACTCATAGCAAAC tGTTATTGTTTTGCCTGTGTCGTCTCACAATACCAGGAGCTTTCAGAAGGAAGGGGAACATATGAATACCTATACAAACCA AGAACACATCGGTCTCACAGATGTCGACAAGATTTTTCAGTTGAAACAGTTGAACTTCCATTCGGATATCATTTGCCTCCTTATACTGAAAGTGATCCGAATAAAGAATTGAATCCACCAAATTATGAACAAATATATCCTCAACCCAAAGAGGAACCTATATCAAATCATTCACATACATTTAATGTGCAATCAAGCAATAACAATTGTTATCAAGTAACGGTGGATATTGTGTGGATATGA